A stretch of the Arachis stenosperma cultivar V10309 chromosome 6, arast.V10309.gnm1.PFL2, whole genome shotgun sequence genome encodes the following:
- the LOC130934362 gene encoding uncharacterized protein LOC130934362: MPITFERMMIVTEAQQSRRPQRRRRREEPREEEESQEEQEEQQQFQPHNNMDMTQMQEAIESLSQQYMALQERQEEYHLQYKKHQQRQEECQLRMMSQQRDFESKFLVIQEEQAFQSHESFDKLAQMQAENMRALKEFTTLQDARYEVQADYNINSQIKLNYIVDHLHNMEPAFPTFDEYFKRRSEKEVSKAMGLEDRVEETMNKAGFWRGSTNTDVDTRNTRNQANEKKKKKQDN, translated from the coding sequence ATGCCTATCACctttgaaagaatgatgattgTTACGGAAGCACAGCAAAGCCGAAGGCCACAAAGAAGAAGGCGAAGAGAAGAACCAAGGGAGGAAGAAGAGTCACAAGAGGAACAAGAGGAACAGCAACAATTCCAACCACACAACAACATGGACATGACTCAGATGCAAGAAGCAATTGAGAGTTTGTCACAACAATACATGGCACTTCAAGAGAGGCAAGAAGAGTATCATTTGCAGTACAAGAAACACCAACAAAGACAAGAGGAATGTCAGTTGAGAATGATGAGTCAACAAAGGGATTTTGAGTCAAAATTCCTAGTGATACAAGAGGAGCAAGCTTTTCAATCTCATGAATCATTCGATAAGTTAGCCCAAATGCAAGCCGAGAACATGAGAGCTCTCAAGGAATTCACAACCCTTCAAGATGCAAGGTATGAAGTCCAAGCTGACTATAACATAAATAGTCAAATCAAATTGAACTACATTGTGGATCATCTACACAATATGGAGCCAGCATTCCCAACTTTTGATGAGTACTTCAAAAGGAGGAGTGAGAAAGAAGTAAGCAAGGCTATGGGACTTGAAGATAGAGTGGAAGAAACAATGAACAAAGCTGGGTTTTGGCGAGGGTCAACAAACACAGACGTGGATACAAGAAACACCAGAAATCAAgcaaatgaaaagaaaaagaaaaagcaagataATTGA